Proteins from a genomic interval of Nitrosomonas sp.:
- a CDS encoding PTS fructose transporter subunit IIA, with protein MAGILIVTHEPLGSSFLDCIEHILGKLPPQLVNYTITPQADPDKEIVELKTILLTLDQGSGVLILTDLYGATPTNIASKLLQDGKVECLTGLNLPMLLRAVQYQHKPLMEMISHALSGGQTGIFHISPPKKPYAN; from the coding sequence ATGGCCGGAATATTAATCGTTACACACGAACCGCTAGGCAGCAGTTTTCTTGACTGTATCGAGCATATTCTTGGCAAGCTACCCCCACAATTGGTCAATTACACAATTACACCACAAGCCGATCCAGACAAGGAAATCGTTGAGTTGAAGACCATTCTGCTAACACTTGACCAGGGTAGCGGTGTGCTGATACTAACTGACCTCTATGGCGCCACTCCCACCAACATCGCAAGCAAACTGCTTCAAGATGGCAAGGTGGAATGCTTAACTGGACTCAACCTGCCCATGCTGTTGAGAGCAGTTCAGTATCAGCACAAACCGCTCATGGAAATGATAAGCCATGCACTTTCCGGCGGTCAGACGGGAATATTTCACATCTCCCCACCCAAAAAACCATATGCAAACTAA
- the rimP gene encoding ribosome maturation factor RimP — MLLFELLEPTLTGMGYELVEVEQPSPGKLLRVFVDRQDVGITLEDCVAISNHLAQLLAVENVAYSRLEVSSPGLDRPLKKKADFFRYQGEMVRIRLRLSCDGQKNFVGKLHAVQDDVLTLEIEGELRQIQLGNVDRARLVPKFG, encoded by the coding sequence ATGTTGCTATTTGAGTTGCTCGAGCCGACCTTGACGGGGATGGGTTATGAACTGGTGGAGGTTGAACAGCCGTCACCTGGTAAGTTGCTGCGTGTGTTCGTGGATAGGCAGGATGTCGGTATTACCCTGGAAGATTGTGTTGCTATCAGCAACCATCTGGCGCAACTGCTGGCGGTCGAAAATGTTGCGTACAGTCGACTGGAGGTTTCATCGCCGGGTTTGGATAGGCCATTGAAGAAAAAGGCCGATTTTTTTCGTTACCAAGGGGAAATGGTTCGTATCAGGTTACGGCTTTCCTGTGACGGGCAAAAGAATTTCGTAGGGAAGCTGCATGCAGTGCAAGACGATGTTCTGACATTGGAAATAGAGGGTGAGTTGCGGCAAATTCAGTTGGGTAATGTGGATAGAGCGCGATTAGTTCCAAAATTTGGATAA
- a CDS encoding rhodanese-like domain-containing protein — METVDEILARAQQRADEMGLPYQGALLPAEARVVLTAMPQQAKLVDVRCKAELDWVGRIPGAVEVALRTYPSMQPNPDFVDQLAQQVADDAILLFICRSGGRSDHAATLMQQNGFINCYNVLEGFEGDKDETGHRGQQTGWKAAGLPWMQS, encoded by the coding sequence ATGGAAACAGTTGATGAAATTCTAGCCCGCGCGCAGCAACGTGCGGATGAGATGGGTTTACCTTATCAGGGGGCATTGTTGCCAGCAGAAGCGCGGGTGGTGTTGACCGCCATGCCGCAGCAGGCCAAATTGGTGGATGTGCGCTGCAAGGCGGAGCTGGACTGGGTTGGGCGCATTCCAGGTGCGGTTGAGGTGGCGTTGCGCACTTATCCAAGCATGCAGCCTAACCCGGATTTTGTGGATCAGCTTGCGCAGCAAGTAGCAGATGATGCGATATTGCTGTTTATTTGCCGCAGCGGCGGTCGCTCTGATCATGCCGCCACTCTTATGCAGCAGAATGGTTTTATTAATTGCTATAACGTACTGGAAGGCTTTGAGGGTGACAAGGATGAAACCGGCCATCGCGGCCAGCAAACTGGCTGGAAAGCCGCCGGTTTACCGTGGATGCAGAGCTGA
- a CDS encoding methyltransferase domain-containing protein, with protein MMFYLTPNDDKRQDQEIGDFRSYAKSIVSKQSRILEIGPSYGPVYPRREGFNVSILDHLDTEILRAKYSAMNVDISLIEDVDFVWKGGAIHAAVDGQKFDFVLASHVVEHATNFVQFLNDICETLAKNGKIILMVPDKRYCFDLFQPLTDTAKILSDHVRGASIHTMEAMYRIHSHVSVDYKEHFFHHKKDLYAWGQGSIEDLKFINNNPIGWYTDTLAKIKETDYIDFHEYFFTPSSFLMIIEELNFLGLLQMKVATLTRARGCEFLVVLEPGLSNSNDLDRYSKMHRELSLNILREHQEAFSEIKPLHTAPDLSFLA; from the coding sequence ATGATGTTTTATTTAACACCAAATGACGATAAACGCCAAGACCAAGAGATAGGGGATTTTCGGTCTTACGCAAAAAGTATCGTTTCTAAGCAATCACGAATACTCGAAATTGGTCCGAGTTACGGTCCCGTATATCCACGTAGAGAGGGATTTAATGTAAGTATTTTAGATCACCTTGATACTGAAATTCTACGTGCCAAATACTCAGCTATGAACGTAGATATAAGCCTAATCGAAGATGTCGATTTCGTATGGAAGGGAGGGGCAATCCACGCAGCGGTTGATGGTCAAAAATTTGATTTTGTATTGGCGTCTCATGTTGTTGAGCATGCAACTAACTTTGTTCAGTTCCTTAATGATATCTGCGAGACACTTGCAAAAAATGGAAAAATTATCCTGATGGTTCCAGACAAAAGGTACTGTTTTGATCTGTTTCAGCCATTAACTGATACAGCAAAGATTTTGAGTGATCATGTAAGAGGCGCCTCTATACATACAATGGAAGCTATGTATCGCATACACTCTCACGTTTCAGTTGATTATAAAGAGCATTTTTTTCATCATAAAAAAGATTTGTATGCTTGGGGGCAAGGATCAATAGAAGACTTGAAATTTATTAATAACAACCCGATTGGTTGGTATACAGATACTTTAGCCAAAATAAAAGAGACAGATTATATTGATTTTCACGAGTATTTCTTTACACCATCAAGTTTTCTGATGATTATTGAAGAGTTAAATTTTTTGGGTCTACTTCAGATGAAAGTGGCTACCCTTACCAGGGCGCGTGGCTGTGAATTTCTTGTGGTACTTGAACCCGGTTTGAGTAATTCAAATGATTTAGACAGATATTCAAAAATGCACCGAGAACTCTCATTAAATATCTTAAGGGAACATCAAGAGGCTTTTAGTGAGATTAAACCATTGCATACAGCACCTGATCTCTCCTTTTTGGCTTAA
- the nusA gene encoding transcription termination/antitermination protein NusA: MSREILLLVDALAHEKNVSKGIVFAALEMALASAAKKHFQDDLDVVINIDQSTGNFQSYRRWLVVPDDAVDNPAQQIALSEALVRQKDVAEGDEIQEPMESIPFDRIGAQAAKQVIFQKIRDAEREQNLSDFLERGEQVISGVIKRLDRGNAIIEFGKIEALLPRDQMIPHENLRMGDRVRAYILKVDKSARGPQLVLSRTSPQFLIKLFEQEVPEIEEGVLEIKGAARDPGFRAKIAVKSNDPRVDPIGTCVGMVGSRVKAVTNELAGERVDIIQWSEDIATFVVNALAPAVVSGITLDEDSHSMDVAVDEDNLAQSIGKGGQNVRLASELTGWHLNIMTVEESKEKSEEEATVNCRLFMEKLDVDEEVARILVDVGFSTLEEVAYIPLEEMLEIEEFDRETVDELRNRARNVLLTDAIVSEEKIEHAAEELFDLEGVDLDLARQLTAKGISSRDALADLAADDLVELTGIDFEQASAIIIKAREHWFM, translated from the coding sequence ATGAGCCGCGAGATTTTGTTACTGGTCGATGCGTTGGCACATGAAAAGAACGTTAGCAAGGGGATTGTATTTGCTGCGCTTGAAATGGCTCTGGCTTCTGCTGCCAAGAAGCATTTCCAGGATGATCTTGATGTTGTGATCAATATCGATCAGAGTACGGGAAACTTTCAAAGTTATCGCAGATGGCTGGTTGTGCCTGATGATGCTGTTGATAATCCTGCGCAGCAAATTGCACTGAGTGAAGCATTGGTGCGCCAGAAAGATGTGGCCGAAGGCGATGAAATTCAGGAGCCCATGGAATCCATCCCATTTGACCGGATTGGCGCGCAGGCGGCGAAGCAGGTTATTTTCCAAAAAATACGCGATGCTGAGCGCGAACAGAATCTGAGTGATTTCCTGGAACGTGGCGAGCAGGTTATTTCTGGTGTAATCAAACGCCTCGATCGAGGCAATGCCATCATCGAATTTGGGAAAATTGAAGCACTTCTGCCGCGTGATCAAATGATTCCACACGAAAATCTTCGTATGGGAGATCGTGTGCGTGCCTATATACTGAAGGTTGACAAGTCGGCGCGTGGTCCGCAGCTGGTTTTATCCCGCACCTCACCACAATTTCTGATTAAACTGTTTGAGCAGGAAGTGCCGGAGATTGAAGAAGGCGTGCTCGAAATTAAGGGGGCCGCGAGAGATCCAGGATTCAGAGCAAAAATTGCGGTTAAATCCAATGATCCTCGTGTTGATCCAATTGGTACCTGTGTCGGTATGGTTGGTTCAAGGGTAAAAGCAGTGACCAATGAGCTTGCTGGAGAGCGAGTTGATATTATTCAGTGGTCGGAGGATATCGCTACATTTGTTGTCAACGCGCTGGCGCCTGCTGTAGTAAGTGGCATTACGCTGGACGAGGACAGCCATAGCATGGATGTTGCGGTAGATGAGGATAATCTGGCGCAATCCATCGGTAAAGGCGGACAGAACGTGCGTTTGGCATCTGAATTGACTGGCTGGCATCTGAACATCATGACAGTTGAAGAATCCAAGGAAAAAAGTGAAGAAGAAGCTACGGTGAATTGCCGGCTCTTTATGGAGAAACTGGATGTTGATGAAGAGGTTGCGCGTATTTTGGTTGACGTGGGTTTTTCTACTCTGGAGGAGGTGGCGTATATTCCGCTGGAAGAAATGCTGGAAATTGAAGAGTTTGATCGGGAAACGGTCGATGAATTACGTAATCGAGCGCGCAATGTTTTACTAACTGACGCAATTGTCTCAGAAGAAAAAATTGAACATGCTGCTGAAGAACTGTTTGATCTTGAAGGTGTTGATCTGGATCTCGCTCGACAGTTAACGGCTAAGGGAATCAGTTCCCGGGATGCGCTGGCTGATCTGGCGGCAGATGACCTGGTTGAGTTGACTGGTATTGATTTTGAGCAAGCAAGCGCCATTATTATCAAGGCGCGTGAACATTGGTTTATGTAG
- a CDS encoding HPr family phosphocarrier protein: MQTNTLTIRNKLGLHARASAKLTRLAEQFDCEIWLSRGARRVNAKSIMGVMMLAASQGTQVELETSGKDEITAMEALSTLVNDYFGEAE, encoded by the coding sequence ATGCAAACTAACACACTCACAATACGCAACAAACTGGGATTACACGCACGTGCCTCTGCCAAGCTGACTCGCCTTGCGGAGCAGTTTGACTGTGAGATATGGCTATCGCGGGGAGCACGTAGGGTCAACGCCAAAAGCATTATGGGTGTAATGATGCTGGCAGCAAGCCAGGGTACGCAGGTTGAGCTGGAAACCAGCGGTAAGGATGAAATCACTGCAATGGAAGCACTCAGTACACTAGTAAACGATTATTTCGGTGAGGCGGAATGA
- a CDS encoding homoserine O-acetyltransferase: MNDSQSIGIVAPEQMQFHTPLALKSGAVLDSYTLSYETYGRLNTAKSNAVLICHALSGSHHVAGVYADDPRNTGWWNNMIGPGKAIDTDKYFVIGINNLGGCHGSTGPISINPKTEKPFGADFPLVTTNDWAETYIHFANRLGIDRFAAVIGGSLGGMSVMQLALDAPERVHHAIVIAAAAKLTAQNIAFNDVARQAILTDPDFHGGDYYSHHTLPKRGLRLARMLGHITYLSDDSMASKFGRELRNGALSFNYDIEFEIESYLRYQGDKFANRFDANTYLLMTKALDYFDPAALYNGNLSQAFSRARANFLVISFSSDWRFPPERSRSIVKALLDNKRNVSYAEIPSSHGHDSFLMQEEHYHQLIRAYMNNIIV; encoded by the coding sequence ATGAACGATTCGCAATCCATTGGCATCGTCGCACCAGAACAAATGCAATTCCATACGCCGCTTGCGTTGAAAAGTGGCGCGGTACTTGACAGTTACACGCTCTCTTACGAAACCTACGGCAGGCTGAACACCGCCAAGTCCAATGCGGTGCTGATTTGTCATGCGTTATCCGGCAGCCACCATGTTGCCGGTGTTTATGCGGATGATCCCAGAAATACCGGCTGGTGGAACAACATGATCGGCCCAGGCAAAGCCATCGATACTGATAAGTATTTTGTGATTGGTATCAATAACCTGGGAGGCTGTCACGGCTCGACTGGACCAATCAGCATCAATCCCAAGACCGAAAAACCTTTTGGTGCAGATTTCCCGCTCGTTACCACCAATGACTGGGCGGAGACTTACATTCACTTTGCGAACAGATTAGGTATCGATCGCTTTGCAGCCGTGATTGGCGGCAGCCTGGGTGGTATGTCAGTCATGCAACTGGCACTGGACGCACCCGAACGGGTACATCATGCTATTGTAATTGCTGCCGCCGCCAAACTCACTGCCCAGAATATCGCTTTCAACGATGTGGCCCGGCAGGCCATACTAACCGACCCTGATTTCCATGGCGGCGATTATTATTCGCATCATACCCTGCCGAAAAGAGGACTACGTCTGGCACGTATGCTCGGCCACATCACCTATTTATCGGATGACTCCATGGCCAGCAAATTCGGGCGAGAGCTTCGTAATGGGGCGCTCTCATTCAATTACGACATCGAATTTGAAATTGAATCGTATCTACGCTACCAAGGTGACAAATTTGCCAATCGCTTTGATGCCAATACCTATCTGCTGATGACCAAGGCACTCGATTACTTTGATCCGGCGGCACTATACAATGGCAATCTGTCACAGGCTTTTAGCCGCGCCAGGGCAAATTTTCTAGTGATCTCCTTCAGCTCCGACTGGCGCTTTCCACCAGAACGATCACGCAGCATCGTCAAGGCGCTGCTCGACAACAAACGTAACGTCAGCTACGCCGAAATCCCCTCAAGCCACGGGCATGATTCTTTTCTGATGCAGGAAGAGCATTATCACCAGCTGATACGTGCCTATATGAACAACATCATCGTTTAA
- a CDS encoding BON domain-containing protein, protein MRIKIENEQNRLAKVRKTLVLAITGLTIVIGLAGCQKEGPAETAGKKLDRSIEKAEKKIEQTAEQAEKKLDDAKKSISDKSETTDQYIDDSVITMRVKKAFLSDSLLKAFQIKVTTENGVVYLSGTLDSQQSIDKAIEVATNQEHVKSVQNDLFLNANASSKE, encoded by the coding sequence ATGAGAATAAAAATTGAGAATGAACAAAATAGACTAGCAAAGGTAAGGAAAACCCTTGTACTTGCGATCACTGGTTTGACTATTGTTATTGGTTTGGCAGGTTGCCAAAAAGAAGGCCCTGCTGAGACAGCAGGGAAAAAACTGGATCGTTCGATTGAAAAAGCTGAAAAGAAAATTGAGCAAACAGCAGAGCAAGCAGAAAAGAAACTCGATGACGCAAAAAAATCGATTAGCGATAAATCTGAAACAACCGATCAATACATCGATGATTCAGTCATTACGATGCGTGTTAAAAAAGCCTTTCTTAGTGATTCTTTGCTCAAGGCGTTTCAAATTAAGGTGACGACCGAGAATGGTGTCGTTTACCTGAGCGGTACACTTGATTCTCAGCAAAGTATCGACAAGGCAATCGAAGTGGCAACAAACCAGGAGCATGTGAAATCTGTACAGAATGATCTGTTTCTGAATGCCAATGCATCGAGTAAAGAATAA
- the ptsP gene encoding phosphoenolpyruvate--protein phosphotransferase gives MSFILHGVGVSAGIAIGQAHLATTATLNVPRYLIPASQIDAELARLEKAFVTVRLELKNLQAHAIQGLALAEFNAFLELHQMILDDPTLSQAAMESIAKVHCNAEWAISQQMDVLIAQFEEIEDAYLRERKADVVQVVERVLKILLGHPGYTPPASKHDGASILVAHDLSPADVMQYKQHQFSAFVTDMGGPTSHTAIVAHSLNIPSVVAMQQAKRLIYEDDYLIVDGSQGIVIVNPDEQILTEYRLKQNELSLEKRKLLRLRSLNAATLDGTQVELLANIEMPQEVDQARENGAMGVGLFRSEFLFLTRDDLPDEDEQYAAYSAAVKGMRGLPVTIRTFDLGADKNLNNNHRVSTNPALGLRAIRMSLAEPAMFLTQLRAILRASRHGSTRILIPMLSSSREIDQTLHMVELAKQSLRDEKKLFDQHIQIGCMIEIPAAALCLEQFMRKLDFISIGTNDLIQYTLAIDRVDETVAHLFDPLHPAILWLLARTIRLATKAGVPVSVCGEMAGDPRYTRLLLGMGLQQFSMYPAQLLTVKREILGSHLPNIIPLAQKILRAAESDKIHSLLQKLNS, from the coding sequence ATGAGCTTTATTCTCCATGGTGTCGGTGTGTCTGCCGGTATAGCAATCGGACAGGCACACCTCGCCACAACCGCGACACTCAATGTTCCTCGCTATTTGATCCCCGCCAGCCAGATCGATGCGGAATTAGCTCGCCTGGAAAAAGCTTTTGTCACCGTAAGGCTAGAGCTGAAAAACCTGCAGGCCCATGCCATACAAGGATTGGCACTGGCTGAATTTAATGCCTTTCTGGAGCTTCACCAGATGATCCTCGACGACCCGACTCTGTCTCAGGCCGCCATGGAGAGCATCGCCAAAGTACATTGCAACGCAGAATGGGCAATTTCACAACAGATGGATGTGCTGATTGCACAATTCGAAGAAATAGAAGATGCCTACCTGCGTGAACGCAAAGCTGATGTTGTGCAGGTAGTCGAGCGTGTATTAAAGATTTTGCTCGGCCACCCCGGTTATACTCCTCCCGCATCAAAACATGACGGCGCCAGTATCCTGGTGGCGCATGACTTAAGTCCTGCTGATGTCATGCAATATAAACAGCATCAGTTTTCAGCATTTGTAACCGATATGGGTGGGCCCACCTCGCATACCGCCATTGTCGCGCACAGTCTTAATATTCCCTCGGTTGTAGCCATGCAGCAGGCAAAGCGACTGATTTATGAGGATGATTATCTGATTGTTGACGGCAGCCAAGGGATTGTCATCGTCAATCCTGATGAGCAAATTCTCACGGAATACCGCCTGAAACAAAATGAATTGTCACTGGAAAAACGGAAATTGTTACGTCTCCGTTCACTCAATGCTGCCACGCTTGACGGCACTCAGGTTGAATTACTTGCTAACATCGAAATGCCACAGGAAGTCGATCAAGCCAGGGAAAACGGTGCAATGGGCGTAGGGCTGTTCCGTAGTGAGTTTTTGTTTCTCACCCGGGACGACTTGCCGGATGAGGATGAGCAATATGCTGCTTATTCTGCCGCAGTGAAAGGGATGCGCGGCCTGCCAGTCACCATTCGTACTTTTGATCTGGGTGCTGACAAAAACCTGAATAATAACCATCGCGTCTCCACCAATCCAGCACTGGGATTACGTGCCATTCGCATGAGCCTTGCTGAACCTGCCATGTTTCTGACACAACTGCGCGCCATACTTCGCGCATCCAGACATGGCTCTACCCGCATCTTAATTCCCATGCTCTCCAGCAGCCGTGAAATTGATCAGACACTCCACATGGTTGAATTGGCCAAACAAAGTTTGCGCGATGAAAAAAAACTGTTTGATCAACATATTCAAATAGGGTGCATGATTGAAATACCGGCGGCTGCCTTATGCCTTGAACAGTTCATGCGAAAACTGGATTTCATCTCGATTGGCACCAATGATCTGATTCAATATACACTCGCGATCGACCGCGTCGATGAAACAGTTGCGCATCTGTTTGACCCGTTACATCCCGCGATTCTGTGGCTGCTGGCGCGCACAATCCGATTGGCTACCAAAGCTGGTGTTCCGGTTTCTGTCTGCGGAGAAATGGCAGGTGACCCACGCTATACGCGTTTGCTGCTAGGCATGGGGTTACAGCAGTTTTCCATGTATCCCGCGCAACTATTAACAGTAAAACGCGAAATACTCGGCAGCCATCTGCCCAATATCATACCTTTGGCACAAAAAATTCTCAGAGCAGCTGAATCTGACAAGATTCACAGCCTGCTGCAAAAACTCAATAGTTGA
- the metW gene encoding methionine biosynthesis protein MetW, which produces MNTSIDSATPQSSNARQALTTRPDFGAIAAWIAPQSSVLDLGCGDGTLLRYLQTNLKVHGYGVEIDAENVLTCFKNGVNVIQSDLESGLSGFESDSFDYVILSQTLQAMKNTEKIILEMLRVGKEGIVSFPNFGYWRNRLQVLSGHMPVTPGLPYQWYDTPNIHLCTLRDFEALCSQHHINILERRVMNSNKKIGLLPGLLGTLAFYRFSRTDGDEYR; this is translated from the coding sequence ATGAATACTTCCATTGACAGCGCCACCCCTCAAAGCAGTAATGCACGACAGGCATTGACAACCCGGCCAGATTTTGGCGCTATTGCCGCGTGGATTGCGCCTCAATCAAGCGTACTTGACCTCGGTTGCGGCGACGGCACGTTATTACGCTATCTGCAAACTAACCTGAAAGTGCATGGCTATGGCGTCGAAATTGATGCCGAAAATGTTCTGACCTGTTTTAAAAATGGTGTCAACGTCATTCAAAGCGACCTTGAATCCGGTCTGTCCGGTTTTGAATCGGACTCATTTGACTACGTCATTCTGTCGCAAACATTGCAGGCAATGAAAAATACTGAAAAAATCATCCTTGAAATGCTGCGGGTCGGCAAAGAAGGAATCGTCTCCTTTCCTAATTTCGGCTATTGGCGAAACCGGCTACAGGTATTGTCTGGACACATGCCAGTCACACCAGGATTACCCTATCAATGGTACGACACTCCCAACATTCATTTGTGCACCTTACGGGATTTTGAAGCGCTCTGCAGCCAACATCACATCAATATTCTTGAACGACGCGTAATGAACAGCAACAAAAAAATCGGGCTATTGCCTGGTCTTCTGGGAACGCTCGCTTTTTATCGGTTCAGCCGCACGGATGGCGATGAATATAGATAA
- a CDS encoding DUF1207 domain-containing protein produces the protein MLYLRSAAALSAMLFAAQAVYAAIPDDTYIAGYATGVLKHTLMLDIPSLTVQNGVITFPAGSLGNADREKVVQMLSQIPGVNGVRVSEVTYQPSMANAPSQQPVKQISEKPVAVANATLLPTGLLPAGHLFKPLLADPRWAHFSAAYRNFQNDNFDGRNIASVSFGETIPIYRRNLGQSIAQWEVGLQGGVFSDFNLGASSSDLVNSDFIASIYSSIRAKQFSAFGRIYHQSSHLGDEFLLRKAGSAFERVNLSYEGVDLRLSYEFPYGVRLYGGGGGLFHKEPSALKVWMVQYGAEFRSPWRIGSAPVRPILAADFKNFQENNWSTDISARAGIEFENLQVLGRKLQLLFEYFDGHSSSGQFFKNKVEYIGVGAHYHF, from the coding sequence ATGCTTTATCTGCGATCTGCCGCAGCATTGTCAGCTATGCTGTTTGCTGCGCAGGCAGTGTATGCCGCAATACCGGACGATACTTACATTGCCGGTTATGCGACCGGCGTGTTGAAGCATACATTGATGCTGGATATTCCATCATTGACCGTGCAGAATGGTGTCATAACCTTCCCTGCAGGCAGTTTAGGCAACGCTGATCGAGAAAAAGTGGTGCAGATGTTGTCGCAAATTCCTGGTGTTAATGGGGTCAGAGTATCAGAAGTCACATACCAGCCATCGATGGCTAATGCGCCTTCGCAGCAGCCGGTCAAGCAAATCTCCGAGAAACCGGTGGCGGTGGCTAATGCTACGCTGTTACCCACCGGACTTCTACCTGCTGGCCATCTATTCAAACCGCTATTAGCGGATCCGCGTTGGGCACATTTCTCGGCCGCTTACCGAAATTTCCAGAACGATAATTTTGATGGCAGAAATATCGCTTCCGTGAGTTTCGGTGAAACGATACCGATTTACCGCAGGAATTTGGGGCAGTCTATCGCACAGTGGGAAGTCGGACTGCAAGGTGGCGTCTTTAGCGACTTCAATCTGGGTGCGTCATCTTCGGATTTAGTCAATTCCGATTTTATTGCATCGATATATTCAAGTATCCGAGCAAAACAATTCTCAGCCTTTGGCCGCATTTATCATCAAAGCTCACATCTGGGTGACGAATTTTTGCTGCGCAAAGCGGGCTCTGCATTTGAGCGAGTTAATCTCAGCTATGAAGGTGTGGATCTGAGATTGTCTTATGAATTTCCTTATGGTGTGCGCTTGTATGGTGGCGGAGGAGGATTATTTCATAAAGAGCCTTCGGCACTCAAAGTATGGATGGTGCAGTATGGCGCTGAGTTTCGAAGCCCGTGGCGCATCGGATCCGCACCCGTGCGGCCAATCCTAGCGGCCGACTTCAAGAATTTTCAAGAAAATAACTGGAGTACGGACATATCGGCCAGAGCGGGGATTGAGTTTGAAAATTTGCAGGTGCTTGGCCGGAAACTTCAGTTACTTTTCGAGTATTTTGATGGACACTCTTCGAGCGGGCAGTTTTTTAAAAACAAAGTGGAATATATCGGAGTCGGAGCCCACTACCACTTCTAG